A single window of Cryptococcus neoformans var. neoformans JEC21 chromosome 3 sequence DNA harbors:
- a CDS encoding negative regulation of gluconeogenesis-related protein, putative, translating to MFCNMGQPIHDDGPSTSTHVGGNISNGHSTVQPGSLPPSILSSIIPVRPPGTLMYEDDQDWASVQEKLKEQGDVEGRMEVDGDIDGKGKGTSLVIGRPGAGGGKRMPVEREEVVRLVLQGLRDIGYHQSADVLEAESGYQLCAGAATDFQNAILGGRWSEALGLLPELGIPVSNSPAEAGPSSESSSVTSDKAGNGVMSGSSPGDQARFLISQQKYLEYLEVGQQKKALNVLRGELARVAKDQDVLHTLSGFMMCLDKEDLYERAGWDGSRGISRRQLLEHLQEFISPRLMVPSRRLATLFDQARQQQQSTALYLDHPEANSLYSDYRNKPDQFPSVTTHVLVDHTDEVWRIEWSPDGTRLASAGKDRIVVIWNVEPTTREDGSVRYNVTPSHHFSDHNDPIDSMAWSPDGKLLITGADKNVHIWDTEKGIQIPKQTPGWQHTDTISSIQWTSDGSEFLVTSMDCRIVFYNRAGKLLRQWSTFPLQFNDCCLVPDGSILIAITTPLKRVAHNDRLKQAMSGRPVDSNSSGLGSGAAGSGNVAAATAGGGLTLLGGPEFGFATMEHSIVMVRMSDHEIIDWSQDLRCEMTSIRLSSDGKRALVSCSPDEIQEWSIYPGLKYLRRHTGHIQGNFLIRSCFGAVKDQFVLSGSEDGHVYVWQGKATHPIEVLSGHSDVVNAVAWNPVSTRKIFASCSDDKTVRIWQPPTSAVDVPAESDLSEKVKAENGFTDSAGDGMVL from the exons ATGTTTTGCAATATGGGCCAGCCTATTCACGATGATGGACCATCTACGTCTACGCATGTAGGGGGAAACATATCTAATGGTCACTCTACTGTCCAGCCTGGCTCATTACcgccttccatcctttcctctATCATTCCCGTACGACCTCCTGGAACCTTGATGTATGAAGACGATCAAGACTGGGCGTCTGTTCAAGAGAAGTTGAAGGAGCAAGGAGACGTCGAAGGACGAATGGAAGTAGATGGGGATATTGATGGCAAAGGCAAGGGGACATCTCTGGTGATCGGTCGACCCGGTGCTGGAGGTGGAAAAAGAATGCCtgttgagagagaagaagttgtGAGGCTGGTCCTGCAAGGATTACGGGATATCGGATATCA CCAATCAGCAGACGTGCTAGAAGCAGAATCAGGCTATCAACTGTGCGCTGGTGCAGCGACAGACTTCCAAAACGCCATCCTTGGAGGTCGTTGGTCCGAAGCCTTAGGTCTCCTTCCGGAACTTGGTATACCAGTCTCCAACTCTCCTGCTGAAGCGGGTCCAAGTTCGGAATCTAGTAGCGTAACCTCTGATAAAGCTGGTAATGGTGTAATGAGCGGTAGCTCCCCTGGGGACCAAGCTCGTTTCCTTATTTCTCAGCAAAAGTACCTGGAGTATCTCGAAGTGGGACAACAAAAGAAGGCTTTGAATGTGTTACGAGGAGAGCTGGCCAGAGTGGCCAAGGATCAAGACGTTCTCCATACTTTGTCTGG CTTCATGATGTGTCTAGACAAGGAGGATCTGTATGAAAGAGCTGGATGGGACGGATCACGAGGAATATCTCGAAGACAACTTCTGGAGCACCTTCAAG AGTTCATATCTCCTAGATTGATGGTCCCCTCCCGTCGTCTTGCCACCCTTTTCGATCAAGCAcgtcaacaacagcaatcCACAGCACTCTACCTTGATCATCCCGAAGCCAACTCCCTCTACTCAGATTACCGCAACAAACCCGATCAATTCCCTTCAGTAACCACCCACGTATTGGTCGATCATACTGACGAGGTGTGGAGAATTGAGTGGAGTCCCGATGGAACTAGACTGGCGAGCGCTGGTAAAGACCGCATTGTCGTCATCTGGAACGTTGAACCGACAACGAGAGAAGACGGATCTGTGAGGTACAATGTTACTCCTTCGCACCATTTCTCGGACCATAATGATCCCATCGACTCCATGGCTTGGTCTCCAGATGGGAAGCTGTTGATCACTGGCGCCGATAAAAATGTCCACATATGGGATACAGAG AAGGGGATACAGATTCCCAAGCAAACGCCTGGGTGGCAACATACTGACACGATCAGCTCCATCCAATGGACCTCTGATGGCTCAGAATTTTTGGTCACATCCATGGACTGCCGAATTGTTTTTTAC AACCGCGCCGGCAAGCTCCTTCGACAATGGTCCACCTTCCCTCTCCAGTTCAATGATTGCTGCCTCGTCCCTGATGGATCCATTCTCATCGCGATTACTACCCCTCTCAAGCGCGTCGCGCACAATGACAGGCTTAAACAGGCAATGTCAGGACGACCGGTCGATAGTAATTCTTCTGGACTTGGGTCTGGTGCGGCGGGAAGTGGCAATGTAGCGGCAGCAACGGCAGGAGGGGGTTTGACTCTGCTTGGCGGACCAGAATTCGGTTTCGCAACCATGGAGCACAGTATTGTAATGGTCCGGATGTCAGACCATGAGATCATCGA CTGGTCTCAGGATTTGAGATGCGAGATGACTAGCATCAGGCTGTCTAGTGACGGCAAGAGAGCATTGGTCAGCTGCAGTCCCGAC GAAATACAAGAGTGGAGCATTTATCCCGGTCTCAAGTATCTTCGCAGACATACAGGTCACATCCAAGGGAACTTCCTCATTCGCAGCTGCTTTGGCGCTGTCAAAGATCAGTTCGTGCTTAGCGGTAGTGAAG ATGGCCATGTCTATGTATGGCAAGGGAAAGCCACGCATCCTATAGAGGTGCTTTCGGGACATTCGGACGTTGTCAATGCCGTAGCGTGGAACCCTGTTAGTACCAGAAAGATATTTGCCAGTTGTAGCGACGATAAAACTGT GAGGATCTGGCAGCCACCTACCAGTGCAGTTGACGTTCCGGCTGAGTCCGACTTGAGCGAAAAGGTCAAAGCCGAGAACGGTTTCACGGACAGTGCTGGAGATGGGATGGTTTTATAA
- a CDS encoding expressed protein gives MPKDPPKRRGRPPHVYKSAHTAPPVTIGHMGSTLTSMTTTTTSPPEIHTAQTTQIDAISHALTLHEAQIHNQSLPSDGIDEQGGEPTAGTAAAAAAAETTTTESLEPQIHITPTGTWVGLPLNPHRAAERQALWDLIASCDYIVGTPADAKADLNLEALNGLQSAKLDATMNNGFVKPTRQKKIEGPDYFSQVINVEDIPRFFDGLPHDYNVLSRARMSCYFRIIWLDPPGLIPTDIRCRHILVSVDAMALRNNPAGYVYRIMFKCSGSCMRMDEGSCHLQEGNTANESNESAVVEASDTLPNDQPDQSGETRGPKSRKKRPAACDSMLMLEMTARQAANGQCTIVRRRPEFHPAGPANALRMSAYVRSVLHELAAQTGMPHHRLRNEYEERLRYAPYPAMLEMHLPHRAPKPRHYPSVVTTITRNQKPNTEGSGDQESLDRVRE, from the exons ATGCCCAAAGATCCTCCAAAACGACGAGGAAGGCCACCTCATGTGTACAAGTCAGCACACACTGCTCCTCCAGTGACAATAGGACATATGGGCTCTACTCTCACTAGCATGACTACGACTACCACCTCTCCTCCGGAAATTCATACAGCTCAAACAACGCAGATTGACGCTATATCTCATGCTCTGACACTTCATGAAGCTCAAATTCATAATCAATCCTTACCCTCTGATGGTATCGATGAGCAAGGGGGCGAACCGACAGCAggaacagcagcagcagcagcagcagcagaaacaacaacaacagaaTCACTTGAACCACAAATTCACATAACACCGACTGGTACTTGGGTGGGACTCCCCTTGAATCCACATCGAGCTGCCGAAAGACAGGCGCTATGGGATCTTATCGCCTCTTGTGATTACATTGTCGGTACTCCGGCTGATGCAAAGGCAGATCTGAATTTGGAGGCCCTCAATGGGCTCCAAAGTGCAAAACTCGACGCGACGATGAACAATGGGTTCGTAAAACCCAcaaggcagaagaagattgaaggGCCAGATTATTTTTCGCAGGTGATCAATGTAGAAGATATACCCAGATTCTTTGATGGTTTG CCGCACGATTATAATGTTCTCTCCCGTGCTCGCATGTCGTGTTACTTTCGGATCATCTGGCTCGATCCGCCAGGGCTCATTCCCACCGATATTCGGTGCCGCCACATACTTGTCTCTGTCGATGCCATGGCACTTCGAAATAACCCAGCAGGGTACGTCTACAGGATCATGTTCAAATGTTCAGGCTCTTGTATgaggatggatgaaggatCGTGTCATctccaagaaggaaataCAGCCAACGAGTCGAACGAGTCCGCAGTTGTCGAAGCTAGTGACACTCTTCCGAATGATCAACCTGATCAATCGGGAGAAACTCGAGGTCCCAAAAGCCGCAAGAAGCGTCCAGCTGCTTGCGACTCCATGCTCATG CTGGAAATGACAGCCCGCCAAGCTGCAAACGGCCAATGCACAATCGTGCGTCGTCGTCCCGAATTCCACCCCGCCGGACCCGCCAATGCTCTCAGGATGTCAGCGTATGTCCGTAGTGTTCTCCATGAGCTCGCGGCTCAGACTGGGATGCCACATCATCGGCTTCGAAATG AATATGAAGAGAGGTTGAGATATGCGCCCTATCCAGCCATGTTGGAGATGCATTTACCCCATCGTGCCCCGAAACCCCGGCATTACCCGAGTGTGGTAACGACTATCACCAGAAATCAAAAGCCAAATACCGAAGGATCAGGCGACCAAGAAAGCTTAGATCGTGTGCGAGAGTAG
- a CDS encoding expressed protein gives MVDRIGKKGVIGGPRVQEEDAAFEQHVTDIFERGQDIVTENAFLDEDWAIKYDQLHSVPRQDLPHFLPHHRYLGQELFCLHLHSQLLGFCRPFETLEHAHSLWYRQSMGFCKRATARV, from the exons ATGGTGGATAGaattgggaagaagggggtaATTGGGGGACCGAGGgttcaggaggaagatgctgcATTTGAACAGCATGTGACGGATATATTTGAGAGGGGGCAGGATATTGTGACCGAGAATGCTTTTTTGGACGAAGATTGGGCTATAAAATAT GACCAACTTCATTCGGTACCTCGAcaagatcttcctcatttccttcctcatcatcgctatCTGGGACAAGAACTCTTCTGTCTTCACCTGCAttctcagcttcttggTTTTTGTCGACCCTTCGAGACGCTTGAACACGCGCACAGTCTTTGGTATA GGCAATCCATGGGATTTTGTAAACGAGCCACTGCACGGGTGTGa
- a CDS encoding zinc-binding dehydrogenase, putative yields the protein MVAKEMNALLYSEPRNFKITKVPVPEIGPEEILLKVDICGVCGTDQHIHEGEFIAKFPLVPGHEAVGRIVSMGDKVKGFDIGDRIAADVGETCGYCHYCRKGTDLFCENFAPAGVARDGGFADYIKYHFAKCYKIKNLTDEEATLLEPASCAIHGMDVLKMPFGARVLLIGAGPTGLILAQLMKMGGASHITIAANTGIKMEIARKVEAADEYIDLDRSNPGPQWAKLKEDNPYGFDVVAEATGVESLVNDAINYVTRGGTLLVYGVYEDKARLSGWSPTDIFVNEKRIIGSFSQTYCFPRAIDLLDSGKIKTTGMVTDVFPLSDYQGALDKMASRKALKIAIKPEHKD from the exons ATGGTCGCCAAGGAAATGAACGCCCTCCTGTACTCCGAG CCTAGGAACTTCAAGATTACCAAGGTTCCTGTGCCCGAAATCGGCCCTGAGGAGATCCTCTTGAAGG TCGACATCTGTGGTGTTTGTGGTACCGACCAGCACATCCACGAAGGCGAGTTCATTGCTAAGTTCCCT TTGGTTCCCGGCCACGAAGCCGTTGGCCGAATTGTCTCGATGGGTGACAAGGTGAAGGGATTCGACATCGGTGACCGTATTGCTGCCGATGTCGGAGAGACTTGTGGTTACTGCCACTACTGCCGAAAGGGTACCGATCTTTTCTGTGAGAACTTTGCCCCCGCCGGTGTTGCTCGAGACGGTGGTTTCGCCGATTACATCAAGTA CCACTTCGCCAAGTGCTACAAGATCAAAAACCTTACCGACGAGGAGGCTACCCTCCTCGAACCGGCCTCTTGTGCCATCCACGGTATGGACGTCCTCAAAATGCCTTTTGGCGCTCGAGTTCTCCTCATCGGTGCCGGCCCTACCGGTCTTATCCTTGCCCAGCTCATGAAGATGGGCGGGGCTTCCCACATCACCATCGCTGCCAACACTGGTATCAAGATGGAAATTGCCAGGAAGGTCGAGGCTGCCGATGAGTACATTGACTTGGACAGGAGCAACCCTGGTCCCCAATGggccaagctcaaggaggACAACCCTT ACGGTTTCGACGTTGTCGCCGAAGCTACCGGTGTCGAGTCCCTTGTCAACGACGCTATCAACTACGTCACCCGAGGTGGTACTCTTCTTGTCTACGGTGTCTACGAAGACAAGGCTCGTCTTTCCGGATGGTCTCCCACAGACATTTTCGTCAATGAAAAACGAATCATCGGTTCCTTCTCCCAGACTTACTGTTTCCCCCGAGCTATTGACCTCCTCGATTCTGGCAAGATCAAGACAACCGGCATGGTCACTGATGTCTTCCCTCTCAGCGATTACCAGGGTGCTTTGGACAAGATGGCGAGCAGGAAGGCTTTGAAGATTGCGATCAAGCCCGAACACAAGGACTAA
- a CDS encoding expressed protein, whose protein sequence is MSCGDNDTQEQEQLMPRRRQVRRVDKSICQKCRQTKSMYIIRNVTFCKTCFEAAVFSRFTKSLHPPLKSPTSSRSAASSGYRPPAQSGSALIALSTGCGSTTLLDLLLTRRYIGKGDDRVVDKTKGEKEPVWRKGWVCYVDFSSVVGEIERQGEGQGQREGSRMEEVKKWVEGRENGLGWVGLRAEDVFDRGLRNRLRLLAGLPIRDDKQEVAAQWAVDLKDHALPLSSPSSSSSPSPTPLTHLRNLLSSLPPSSRPQLLSHILSSLLTTVAHTLPHISHVLMGETSTRQAERLISGTALGRGWQLPLELAAVRAEPALSSLEHLITSAEAEAEGENKENIGFTWLKPMSDLTAKEAAIYCHLRSLSSFTYNARHWDSAGPPPAAGKTKGGVKSLEMLTENFIAGLGASHPATVSTINRTGAKLVFPGKEEDRPYCPVCQMPVDPSALEWKSRTALTFLSTKTEPTAISKQQQPQHGETEALAPLLCYSCLTTLTPPTVVSKAKAKAQTAGLTVNGDEPVLLPVWVNEGVKRRQMGRREMKDEIKEFLIEE, encoded by the exons ATGTCCTGCGGAGATAACGATACCCAAGAACAGGAGCAGCTCATGCCTC GCCGGAGGCAAGTTCGTCGTGTAGACAAATCCATCTGCCAAAAATGCCGTCAAACAAAGAGCATGTACATTATTCGCAATGTCACGTTCTGCAA GACATGCTTTGAAGCAGCAGTCTTTTCACGATTCACCAAATCTCTCCACCCTCCACTCAAATCTCCCACGTCCTCCAGAAGCGCCGCTTCGTCCGGCTATCGCCCGCCCGCCCAATCTGGGTCGGCATTGATCGCTCTCTCTACCGGATGTGGATCTACGACGCTTTTGGATCTGTTATTGACTAGGCGGTATATCGGGAAAGGTGATGATCGGGTGGTTGATAAGACaaagggggagaaggaacCTGTATGGCGAAAGGGGTGGGTATGTTATGTTGATTTCTCGAGTGTGGTTGGTGAGATTGAACGTCAAGGTGAAGGTCAAGGTCAACGGGAAGGATCCaggatggaggaggtgaagaagtgggtggaagggagggagaaTGGGTTGGGATGGGTGGGTCTTAGGGCGGAGGACGTTTTTGATAGAGGGCTGAGAAATCGGTTAAGGCTTTTGGCTGGGCTGCCTATTCGGGACGACAAGCAAGAGGTAGCGGCGCAATGGGCTGTGGATCTCAAGGACCATGCactccctctttcctctccgtcctcctcctcgtccccATCACCAACACCTCTCACCCATCTCCGTAACCTCCTCAgctctctccctccctcttcccgccCACAGCTCCTCTCCcacatcctctcttccctgtTAACCACCGTCGCCCACACCTTGCCTCATATCTCCCATGTGCTTATGGGGGAAACGTCGACAAGGCAGGCAGAGAGGTTGATCAGCGGTACAGCATTGGGCAGGGGGTGGCAACTCCCTCTTGAATTGGCAGCTGTCCGTGCCGAACCGGCTTTATCTTCTCTCGAGCACCTCATCACCTCTGCGGAAGCAGAagcggaaggagaaaatAAAGAGAATATTGGGTTTACATGGCTGAAACCGATGTCGGATTTGACGGCAAAAGAAGCAGCCATCTATTGCCATCTCCGctccctttcttcattcacATACAATGCTCGGCACTGGGATTCTGCAGGTCCACCCCCTGCGGCTGGGAAGACGAAAGGAGGGGTGAAGAGTTTGGAGATGTTGACGGAGAATTTTATCGCGGGACTGGGAGCTAGCCATCCCGCGACGGTATCGACTATCAATAGAACAGGAGCGAAATTGGTCTTTCCtggcaaggaggaggataggcCTTATTGTCCTGTTTGCCAAAT GCCTGTGGATCCCTCGGCGCTAGAATGGAAGTCCCGTACAGCGTTGACTTTTTTGTCGACTAAAACGGAACCCACGGCGATCAGCAAGCAACAACAGCCTCAGCATGGCGAGACCGAGGCGCTTGCGCCATTGTTATGTTATTCATGTTTGACAACATTGACTCCTCCGACGGTTGTATCcaaggcaaaggcaaaggccCAAACGGCGGGTTTGACTGTGAATGGTGACGAGCCTGTATTGTTACCTGTTTGGGTGAATGAAGGTGTGAAGAGACGCCagatggggaggagggagatgaaggatgagatCAAAGAGTTTTTGATAGAAGAGTAG
- a CDS encoding ergosterol biosynthesis-related protein, putative: MSSFLPSATAGILPYWLLLTSVAGTYNAVQNYFVIWQSKEVYAGKAEEMTFLAGRIFGAWTLLASLIRGMASYNINDPLVYNLGIGTYALATFHFTTELLVFKSVKPNRASIGPLIVGWTGLIWMLTQREHYTA; encoded by the exons ATGTCATCCT TCCTCCCATCTGCAACAGCCGGTATCCTCCCTTATTGGCTACTCCTGACCTCCGTGGCCGGCACTTATAACGCCGTTCAAAACTACTTTGTCATCTGGCAGAGCAAAGAAGTCTATGCCGGGAAGGCTGAAGAGA TGACTTTCCTTGCTGGACGAATCTTTGGTGCTTGGACTTTACTCGCCAGCTTGATTCGAGGAATGGCTTCTTATAACATTAACGATCCTCT TGTGTACAACCTTGGTATCGGTACTTATGCTCTTGCGACCTTCCACTTTACAACAGAACTGCTCGTGTTCAAGTCTGTAAAGCCCAATCGAGCTTCGATTGGGCCTCTCATTGTTGGAT GGACGGGTCTCATTTGGATGCTCACACAGAGAGAGCACTACACTGCTTAG
- a CDS encoding riboflavin synthase, putative, which produces MFTGLIEHTSTISAISPSTSTSGFTLTLSSSAPILTDCHIGDSICVNGACLTVTEFDSDSFQVGLAPETLRRTNLGQVKVGDKVNCERAMAGHTRFGGHMVQGHVDGTATIISKIPDGDSIRYTFQLPATTTLLPFIIEKGYITIDGASLTITHVNDAQRSFGIMLIAHSQAKLTLTDKKEGDTVNIEVDCVGKYVLGSVERIEGIVEKIVERKLKEKGL; this is translated from the exons ATGTTTACAGGTCTC ATAGAACATACATCTACCATCTCCGccatctccccttccacctccacctccggCTTCACACTtactctctcctcctctgcgCCCATTCTTACAGACTGTCATATCGGCGATTCCATCTGTGTCAATGGCGCCTGCCTTACCGTCACTGAGTTCGACTCTGATTCTTTCCAGGTTGGGCTCGCACCCGAGACGCTGAGGCGCACGAATTTGGGGCAAGTAAAAGTGGGTGACAAGGTTAATTGTGAGAGGGCGATGGCTGGGCATACGAGGTTTGGTGGGCATATGGTTCAG GGCCATGTAGACGGTACAGCGACCATCATCTCGAAAATCCCCGATGGTGACTCTATCCGGTACACTTTCCAACTccccgccaccaccacgctTCTCCCATTCATCATCGAAAAGGGGTACATCACCATCGACGGTGCGTCACTCACCATCACCCACGTCAACGACGCCCAACGGTCTTTTGGTATCATGCTCATCGCGCATAGTCAAGCAAAGTTGACGTTGACAgacaagaaagaaggggatacGGTCAATATCGAAGTGGATTGTGTGGGCAAGTATGTTTTGGGAAGTGTGGAGAGAATAGAGGGGATTGTGGAGAAGATCGTGGAGAGAAAGttgaaggaaaaaggattATAA
- a CDS encoding cytoplasm protein, putative, producing MSATYSNRSFSVYNVPPQLLETLAVRSIQAQNGDQQQSALPTSASTLAAAAPPAAGTGISCQTCPQADFDTIEEQRAHFKSDWHRYNVKVKLNASGKVISLEEWDNMVEGISSISGSASSTSGSEQSKVARLLKNQSLDESDDGSSAAAELADRQRRAHLRTAVIWFSPCAPVPELNIPKDTQFGVHRALFPPYEKAGDYLEELRRMQLTGDEEEDGERRLTFLMVAGGHFAGMVVGIRPRGKTEKQDVKGAGDVRVLKHKTFHRYTTRKKQGGSQAINDNNKSKAISAGAMLRRYGEQALQEEIRALLIDWADDIHASERIFIRASTHGKKSFWGYENAPLEKNDERIRTFPFPTRRPTLQELLRCWHELTRVRVSHLSEEALKQQDEAYIASLQPKTQTKAKPAPAPVKEVKSIAPKISAEEEARLDRWKRLDEMVRKGRINALKPFWEKYSEEFLSNPASASSSLSPEEKSQYTQPYLLSAASSSSQPEVLTYFLSELKFDPTLAVPGDALKRPYDLAASKVMRDIYRKVAYDNPDLWDWKAARVPPGLSEEMEAEQREKKAGRRKGLKEKLKEREKSRQEAEVREAQEEEERRLKTEKQEREKPTRLGVSGPQKLGGGSAEGLAGLSAEMRMQIERERRARAAEARFGSR from the exons ATGTCGGCAACCTACTCAAATAGGTCCTTTTCGGTATACAATGTACCGCCACAACTTCTCGAAACCCTAGCTGTCCGGTCTATCCAAGCACAAAACGGCGACCAGCAGCAGTCCGCTCTCCCTACGTCAGCGTCTACCTTGGCTGCAGCAGCGCCGCCTGCCGCCGGTACTGGTATCAGTTGTCAGACATGTCCTCAAGCAGACTTCGATACTATTGAAGAGCAGCGGGCGCATTTCAAAAGCGATTGGCATCGATATAATGTCAAGGTCAAACTGAATGCAAGTGGCAAGGTTATCAGTCTTGAGGAGTGGGACAACATGGTTGAAG GTATTTCATCAATATCGGGAAGTGCTTCTTCTACCTCTGGATCCGAGCAGAGCAAAGTGGCTCGTCTACTCAAGAATCAATCACTTGATGAATCAGACGACGgctcttctgctgctgccgagCTGGCTGATCGTCAACGTCGAGCCCATCTTCGTACAGCCGTCATTTGGTTCTCCCCTTGCGCCCCTGTTCCTGAACTAAACATACCGAAAGACACCCAATTCGGCGTTCACCGAgctctctttcccccttATGAAAAGGCTGGTGACTATCTGGAGGAATTGAGACGAATGCAGCTGAcgggtgatgaagaagaggatggggagaggaggttgacGTTTTTGATGGTTGCAGGAGGACATTTTGCAGGAATGGTTGTTGGGATAAGACCGAGGGGCAAAACGGAGAAGCAAGACGTCAAAGGAGCTGGGGACGTGAGGGTTCTGAAACACAAGACTTTCCATCGTTATACGA CTCGTAAGAAGCAAGGTGGGTCTCAGGCAATTAACGACAACAACAAGTCAAAAGCCATCTCTGCCGGTGCCATGCTCCGTAGATACGGTGAACAAGCCCTTCAAGAAGAAATTCGTGCGCTTCTTATCGATTGGGCCGATGATATCCATGCTTCAGAGCGTATATTCATCCGTGCCAGTACGCATGGAAAAAAGTCTTTTTGGGGCTACGAAAACGCTCCGCTCGAGAAGAATGATGAACGGATAAGGACGTTCCCTTTCCCTACGAGAAGACCGACCTTACAAGAATTGTTGAGGTGTTGGCATGAGTTAACAAGGGTTAGGGTTTCTCATTTGAGCGAGGAGGCATTGAAACAGCAAGATGAAGCGTACATCGCTTCACTCCAGCCCAAGACGCAGACAAAGGCCAAGCCTGCCCCCGCGCCAGTCAAGGAAGTCAAGTCAATAGCACCAAAGATTtcggcggaggaagaggcgagaTTGGacagatggaagagattggaCGAAATGGTACGGAAAGGACGTATTAATGCGTTGAAACCTTTCTGGGAAAAGTACAGCGAAGAATTTTTATCCAACCCTGCTTCAGCATcgtcttccctttctcccgAAGAAAAATCACAGTACACACAACCTTATCTTCTCTCCGCAgcgtcatcgtcatctcaACCTGAAGTCTTGACATACTTCCTTTCCGAACTTAAATTTGACCCGACCCTGGCCGTCCCTGGTGACGCGTTAAAACGCCCATATGACCTCGCCGCATCAAAAGTTATGAGAGATATCTATCGTAAGGTTGCTTACGACAATCCAGACTTGTGGGACTGGAAAGCGGCGCGCGTGCCACCAGGATTGAgcgaggaaatggaggcagagcaaagggagaagaaagccggaaggagaaaggggttgaaggaaaagctcaaggagagggagaagtcTAGACAGGAAGCAGAGGTGAGGGAagcgcaagaagaggaggagagacggttgaagacggagaagcaagagagggagaagccAACGAGGTTGGGTGTGAGCGGTCCGCAGAAGTTGGGTGGTGGTTCTGCCGAAGGGCTGGCCGGGCTGAGTgcggagatgaggatgcagattgaaagagaacgGAGAGCTAGGGCTGCAGAGGCGCGGTTTGGCAGCAGATAG
- a CDS encoding glycerate-and formate-dehydrogenase, putative codes for MTVTVAPRRKILGIGYPRFAIPEWKELAEKYDIHYFIPDERKQVMREIKRLCDEQGPFDAAYVLFGTAAYSPFHPDLLGPLFEKPGYCGLFAQGGAGYDDVDYPWLAANGCYLSNTPNAVTEATADMGILLVLAAVRGLYEAEVSVRAGQWRKGIELTDDPTEMTIGFIGLGAIGKSMAKKTKPWNMKILYHNRKPLPKEEEETLGATFVSLDELLAQSDVISLNCPLTPETRGILSDKEFEKMKDGVYIVNTARGAVIDEPALIRALKSGKVRRAGLDVLTNEPCADSPLYSMKNVTLQPHLGAFTKGTMLRGEREVFANVKQYMEIGLPVNPVNTPAKVEKK; via the exons ATGACCGTCACCGTCGCCCCTCGCCGAAAGATCTTGGGTATCGGGTATCCTCGCTTTGCCATTCCCGAATGGAAAGAGCTCGCGGAAAAGTATGATATTCACTATTTCATCCCAGACGAGCGCAAGCAAGTCATGCGAGAGATTAAGAGGCTCTGTGACGAACAGGGGCCTTTTGATGCTGCTTATGTC CTCTTCGGAACTGCCGCTTACTCTCCATTCCATCCCGACTTGCTCGGTCCCCTCTTTGAGAAGCCTGGGTACTGTGGTCTCTTTGCTCAAGGCGGTGCAG GCTACGACGATGTCGACTACCCGTGGCTGGCTGCCAACGGATGCTACCTCTCCAATACCCCCAATGCTGTCACAGAAGCTACCGCAGATATGGGCATCCTACTCGTGCTCGCTGCCGTCAGAGGTCTCTACGAAGCTGAAGTTAGCGTCAGGGCTGGTCAATGGAGGAAAGGCATTGAGTTGACAGATGACCCCACCGAAATGACTATTGGTTTTATTGGATTGG GTGCTATTGGTAAGAGCATGGCCAAGAAGACCAAGCCTTGGAATATGAAGATTCTCTATCACAACCGAAAGCCTTTGCCCAAAGAAG aggaagagacgcTCGGAGCTACCTTTGTCTCTTTGGATGAACTCCTCGCTCAATCTGATGTCATCTCCCTCAACTGTCCTCTCACCCCCGAGACACGAGGCATCCTCTCAGACAaagagtttgagaagatgaaggatggggTATACATCGTCAACACTGCCCGA GGAGCTGTAATTGATGAACCAGCCCTTATTCGAGCTCTCAAGTCTGGCAAGGTCCGACGAGCAGGTCTTGATGTTCTTACCAACGAGCCCTGTGCCGACTCACCCCTATACAGCATGAAAAACGTCACCTTACAACCACATCTTGGAGCATTCACAAAGGGGACCATGTTGAGAGGGGAGCGGGAGGTATTTGCCAATGTAAAGCAGTA TATGGAAATTGGGCTACCTGTCAACCCTGTCAACACCCCTGCTAAAGTTGAGAAAAAGTAG